A DNA window from Anaerocolumna sp. AGMB13020 contains the following coding sequences:
- a CDS encoding cation-translocating P-type ATPase, which translates to MKQWYKLSGEEALKEMKVTSDGLTSKQVVEIRDRVGDNTLLEAKKKSVFQVFAEQFKDLLVIILIIAAVISSLSGNVESTIVILLVIILNAILGTVQHEKAQKSLESLKSLSSPNAKVLRDGKKIEVPSKEVVPGDILMLEAGDMVVADGRILNNYSLQVNESSLTGESTNVDKNDITLEEEVPLGDRVNLVFSGSLITYGRAVVLVTDTGMNTEIGKIAALMNDTKEKKTPLQVSLDNFSSKLAIVIMIISAIVFVLSMIRNVPLLDSLMFAVALAVAAIPEALSSIVTIVQAMGTQKMAKENAIIKELKAVESLGSVSVICSDKTGTLTQNKMTVQHIYIGEETLDVNELNLKNQLHRYLLYDAILTNDASIHNGVAIGDPTEYALLEMARKIQLMDDEIRGMMPRIDEIPFDSERKLMSTIYELHSVPTLLTKGALDELLSRTVSIRTNDGIREITEADREKILNKNREFSEEGLRVLAFAYKEVEEGHALKLESEDGFTFLGLISMVDPPRVESQLAVADAKRAGIRPVMITGDHKLTAVAIAKQIGIYEEGDIALTGVELDALSEEELNKKVSSVSVYARVSPENKIRIVNAWQNKGNIVAMTGDGVNDAPALKKADIGIAMGITGTEVSKDAAAMILSDDNFATIIKAVANGRNVFRNIKNAIQFLLSGNMAGILSVLYTSILALPVPFHAVHLLFINLLTDSLPAIAIGMEPPEANLLDEKPRDPKAGILSREFMTKLLVQGGLIAVCTLIAFHIGLSGGGEAVASTMAFATLCLARLFHGFNCRSKLSIFAIGFKKNIYSLFAFLAGIIFLNLVLFVPFLQNLFEIAKLSNYQMGMIYGLAIVPSVLIQAWKIIRSGINK; encoded by the coding sequence ATGAAACAATGGTACAAGTTATCAGGCGAAGAAGCCCTGAAGGAAATGAAGGTAACCAGTGATGGTCTTACCTCGAAACAGGTTGTAGAAATACGGGACAGAGTGGGGGATAATACTCTTCTTGAAGCAAAAAAGAAGAGTGTATTTCAGGTATTCGCTGAACAGTTTAAAGACCTTCTTGTAATAATACTTATTATTGCTGCGGTTATATCCAGTCTATCCGGAAACGTAGAAAGTACTATCGTAATTCTGCTGGTTATCATACTGAATGCGATACTTGGAACCGTACAGCATGAAAAAGCACAAAAATCCCTGGAAAGTCTGAAATCTCTCTCTTCGCCGAATGCGAAAGTATTAAGAGACGGTAAGAAAATTGAAGTTCCATCAAAGGAAGTGGTTCCAGGTGACATACTTATGCTGGAAGCCGGTGATATGGTGGTTGCAGATGGAAGGATCCTGAATAATTACTCACTTCAGGTGAATGAAAGCTCACTGACCGGAGAATCCACCAATGTAGATAAGAATGACATTACACTAGAGGAAGAAGTTCCCCTTGGTGACAGAGTGAACCTGGTATTTTCGGGAAGCTTAATAACCTACGGAAGAGCAGTGGTACTGGTTACAGATACAGGTATGAACACTGAAATCGGTAAAATAGCCGCTCTTATGAATGACACCAAGGAAAAGAAAACACCTCTTCAGGTAAGTCTTGATAATTTCAGCAGTAAACTTGCTATTGTAATTATGATTATCAGTGCCATTGTTTTTGTACTTAGTATGATACGTAATGTACCCTTGTTAGATTCTCTTATGTTTGCTGTAGCTCTGGCTGTTGCAGCGATTCCGGAAGCTTTAAGTTCCATTGTAACCATTGTTCAGGCTATGGGAACACAAAAGATGGCCAAGGAAAATGCGATTATTAAAGAATTAAAGGCAGTGGAAAGCCTTGGTTCCGTATCTGTAATCTGTTCTGATAAAACAGGAACGTTAACACAGAATAAGATGACTGTTCAGCATATTTACATTGGAGAAGAAACTTTAGACGTAAATGAACTTAACCTTAAGAATCAGCTGCATCGATATCTGCTATATGATGCAATCCTGACAAATGATGCCTCTATTCATAATGGGGTTGCAATCGGTGATCCCACGGAATATGCATTACTTGAAATGGCAAGAAAGATTCAGCTAATGGATGATGAAATCCGTGGTATGATGCCAAGAATCGACGAGATTCCTTTTGATTCTGAGAGAAAGCTCATGAGTACCATCTATGAACTGCACAGTGTACCCACTTTATTAACCAAAGGTGCCCTGGATGAACTCCTTAGCAGGACAGTAAGTATCAGAACCAATGATGGTATCCGGGAAATAACCGAAGCAGACAGAGAGAAGATACTTAATAAGAACCGTGAGTTCTCCGAAGAAGGACTTCGTGTACTGGCTTTTGCCTATAAAGAAGTTGAAGAAGGGCATGCTCTGAAATTAGAAAGCGAAGATGGCTTTACTTTCCTTGGACTGATTTCCATGGTGGATCCTCCGAGGGTTGAGTCACAGCTGGCCGTTGCCGATGCAAAGAGAGCGGGTATACGTCCGGTCATGATTACCGGTGATCATAAGCTGACAGCAGTTGCCATAGCGAAGCAGATTGGTATCTATGAAGAAGGTGACATAGCACTTACTGGCGTTGAGCTGGATGCTCTCTCAGAAGAAGAGCTTAATAAGAAAGTTTCTTCCGTATCTGTATACGCCAGAGTTTCACCGGAAAATAAAATCAGAATCGTTAATGCCTGGCAGAATAAAGGGAATATCGTTGCCATGACAGGGGATGGTGTCAACGACGCTCCTGCTCTAAAAAAAGCGGATATCGGTATTGCCATGGGTATTACAGGAACCGAAGTATCAAAAGATGCAGCAGCTATGATATTATCCGATGACAACTTTGCAACCATTATTAAAGCAGTAGCAAATGGACGAAACGTCTTCAGAAATATTAAGAATGCGATCCAGTTCCTGCTCTCCGGGAATATGGCAGGTATACTAAGTGTACTCTATACAAGTATTCTTGCATTACCTGTACCTTTCCATGCAGTGCATCTGTTGTTTATCAACCTGTTAACAGACTCCCTGCCGGCCATTGCAATTGGTATGGAGCCACCGGAAGCGAATCTATTGGATGAGAAACCCAGAGACCCCAAAGCTGGTATCCTTTCCAGGGAATTTATGACAAAGCTTTTGGTACAGGGCGGATTAATTGCTGTATGTACCCTGATTGCTTTTCATATCGGCCTTTCCGGCGGTGGAGAAGCAGTTGCCAGTACCATGGCCTTTGCTACCCTGTGTCTGGCAAGACTTTTCCATGGATTTAACTGCAGAAGCAAGCTTTCTATCTTTGCGATAGGGTTTAAAAAGAACATCTACAGCCTGTTTGCTTTCTTAGCGGGTATTATCTTCCTTAATCTTGTATTGTTTGTTCCATTTCTGCAGAATCTATTTGAAATTGCGAAACTGTCAAACTATCAGATGGGTATGATCTATGGACTTGCTATTGTTCCTTCTGTTCTTATCCAGGCATGGAAAATAATCAGATCAGGAATTAACAAATAG
- a CDS encoding CatB-related O-acetyltransferase — protein sequence MLLLKALISPFASKYLQERKNARWRKTNRHNLTTISYNSPMNLIRVGKGTYGHINAHWYGSRKEQLTIGIYCSIASNVNFVLGGEHNYKRASNYPFPELEYHSEYDAVCKGPITVEDDVWIGYGAIILSGVTLGRGCVIGAGSVVAKNIPPYAIYAGNRILKYRFEQEIIERLQEIDFEHVNIKAYEKYSHSEITLENVEEVVKAMKRLTKN from the coding sequence ATGTTACTGTTGAAAGCACTCATTTCACCCTTTGCCTCAAAATATCTGCAGGAAAGAAAAAATGCCCGTTGGAGGAAAACTAACAGACATAATTTAACAACCATAAGCTATAACAGTCCAATGAATCTGATCAGGGTTGGCAAGGGAACCTATGGACATATTAATGCTCATTGGTATGGTTCCAGGAAAGAACAGCTCACTATCGGAATTTACTGTTCCATAGCCAGTAATGTAAATTTTGTACTTGGTGGCGAGCATAATTATAAACGAGCGTCTAATTACCCCTTTCCCGAACTGGAATATCACTCGGAATATGATGCAGTCTGTAAAGGACCAATAACCGTTGAAGACGATGTATGGATTGGTTATGGAGCAATTATACTGTCAGGGGTGACCCTTGGAAGAGGCTGTGTAATAGGAGCCGGAAGCGTTGTAGCAAAGAATATACCTCCCTATGCTATCTATGCGGGAAACCGAATCTTAAAATATCGTTTCGAGCAGGAAATTATCGAAAGATTGCAGGAAATAGATTTTGAACATGTCAATATAAAAGCTTATGAGAAATATTCCCATAGCGAGATAACTTTGGAGAATGTGGAGGAAGTAGTTAAAGCGATGAAACGGTTGACAAAGAACTGA
- a CDS encoding choloylglycine hydrolase family protein encodes MCTAMTLHTQSHEIFFGRTMDFSHDIIPQLYIVPSSYVWHNTLNNNPIKNPYSFIGLGQELDGILGFFDGVNEKGFAAAVLYFAGYAHYASQVSPKTALPIASIDFLQYILGRCSSVKELPYLLKDINLVGIPDPVTGSIAPLHWIAADKNGDCAVVEPTINGLTIRNNPIGVMANSPDFSWHLTNLRNYMGASPVQTEEVCWDSLRLTPFGQAGGTVPLPGGFTSPERFVRTAYLKAHLPEPKNSSEALAACFHIMESVSIPKGAVLTSRNTYDYTKYTAFINTNTCEYFFKTYDDINLKTASLTQGLNLYKTRL; translated from the coding sequence ATGTGCACAGCAATGACTTTACATACCCAGTCCCATGAAATTTTCTTTGGACGTACCATGGACTTTTCCCATGACATTATACCGCAGCTTTACATCGTTCCCAGCTCTTATGTATGGCACAATACGCTAAATAATAATCCCATCAAAAACCCCTATAGCTTTATCGGGCTTGGTCAGGAGCTTGATGGGATTCTTGGCTTCTTTGATGGTGTCAATGAGAAAGGCTTCGCAGCAGCAGTCCTATACTTTGCAGGTTATGCCCATTATGCCTCACAGGTCTCACCCAAAACTGCGCTTCCAATTGCATCCATTGATTTTCTACAGTATATTCTGGGCAGATGTTCCTCCGTAAAAGAGCTGCCCTATCTGTTAAAGGATATAAACTTAGTAGGAATACCAGATCCGGTCACTGGATCAATTGCTCCTTTACACTGGATTGCAGCTGACAAAAACGGTGACTGCGCCGTAGTCGAACCCACCATTAATGGACTGACTATCCGAAATAACCCTATCGGTGTCATGGCAAACAGCCCCGACTTTTCCTGGCATTTGACAAATCTGAGGAACTATATGGGTGCTTCCCCTGTGCAAACAGAAGAGGTCTGCTGGGATTCTCTCCGTTTAACACCTTTTGGGCAGGCGGGAGGAACGGTACCGCTGCCAGGAGGCTTTACTTCACCGGAACGCTTTGTCCGGACTGCTTATCTGAAAGCACATTTACCCGAACCTAAGAACAGCAGTGAAGCACTTGCGGCCTGTTTTCATATTATGGAAAGTGTCTCGATTCCCAAAGGAGCCGTTCTAACCAGTAGAAACACCTACGATTATACAAAATATACAGCATTTATAAACACGAATACCTGCGAATACTTCTTTAAAACCTATGACGACATAAATCTGAAAACAGCAAGCCTTACCCAAGGATTGAATCTGTACAAAACCAGATTATAA